A window of Nocardioidaceae bacterium genomic DNA:
CTACGACACCCTGGGGTGGTCTATGACCCGCTTCTTCCAGGTCCTCAATGAGCTGCTCGACCGGCCGGAGACCTACGCCTACGACCCGGTGAACGTGGCGAGACTTCGGCGGCTCCGCGACCTTCGGCAGGGTGTGCGGAGCGGGCGTCCTTCGGGCTGAGCCGTCTCCGCCTTCTACTCGGCGGTCAGGCGGTTGATGAGCGTGGACAGCGGTGTCCGGACCTCGGACTGGGGCACGAAGAGGTACCGCCATTCGCCGGACCGGCCGTCATCGCTGACGAAGCGCGCCCACTCGGTTGCGGCCCGACGCTTCGCCAGGACCTCCGCGTCCTTGAGGCGGTCTTGACCCTTCACCTCGACCAGGTAGTGCACGCCGGTGTCCGTGGTGAAGACGAAGTCGGGGTTGTAGCGGCCGCCCTCCCACTCCACCACGAGGTCGTCGATGTGCAGGCGTGCCCACTTGGTGACCATGGCGGAGTCACTGGAGTCGATGAGGTTGGCGAAGGCGCGCTCGGGCTCGGAGTCGAACCAGGCTTCCTCGTATGCCGCCTTCTTCGACCAGCCACTGTAGGAGGCCTTCCGGTCGAACTGGCCGTACCTGTTGGACTCTCGCTTGCGGAGAACAGGCCGCTCCGCCGGCAGGCTGTAGCTCTCATCGACGTGGTTCTCGTACTGGTCTGGGGACTGACGATGCTTCTTCGCCAGGAACTGGGTCATGAGCTTGATGGTCTGGCTGACGTAGGGCGCGACCTTGCGCTCGCCACCCGCCCCTTCGATGAGGGCATTCGCGAGCCGGTTCGCGGCGTTCCCGTCGGCCGGGGCGGAGGAGCGCACGAACCTCACCGAGAGCAGTCCCTGCTTCAAGGACCGCTGGACGTCCTCGAGCGGGAGCTCGACGATCGACGCGGCCAGGCTGACGCCTTCGACTTCCTTGGGGACCAGCTTCAACCCGGACGGCGACTCGCCGTCTTCGACCACGGAAAGCTCCATCCGCGAGAGCTTCGCGGTGTCGTGGGCCCCGATCTGACGTCCGAGGTCCCTGAAGTCCGCCTCCGGGATGGATGACAGCGTCAGGGCTGGTCGGCCGGCGACCTCGCGGCGCACGCGGGGGACCTCGAAGTCGTGGCGCAACGTCAGCGTGCGTGGCTTGTCCGCGGCGGCGCTCTTGCCCATCT
This region includes:
- a CDS encoding DUF3263 domain-containing protein, producing MEQPPSDDTAGEAAAPTAADLTDEEKAVLAIASRRWKHSGVMESHVYDTLGWSMTRFFQVLNELLDRPETYAYDPVNVARLRRLRDLRQGVRSGRPSG